Proteins encoded together in one Mycobacterium sp. MS1601 window:
- a CDS encoding SDR family NAD(P)-dependent oxidoreductase, which produces MNFTAVVDTALDRSVVLGYTKVGSQLRRHWWPADPTRQDLAGQRVVVTGATSGIGEAMARSFAELDAIVHLVGRSEAKVTASAGKIRGAVPGAQVIEEICDVSDLDAVRAWTADLAARIPALRGLVHNAGSMPPERVESKQGHEVQLASHVLGPHLMTEELLPLLRAAAGASVVWMSSGGMYTAPLVDDDLEFRAGYTGAKAYARTKRMQVVLADAWARRLAGTDVRVESMHPGWASTPGVTEYLPLFDKLTKPLLRDAADGADTAVWLVATRPESAAGHFWHDRAQRPTTFGWQRAENPAKVAHFLEQVATLTETSTDWTGLPD; this is translated from the coding sequence ATGAATTTCACCGCTGTGGTGGACACGGCGCTGGACCGGTCAGTGGTCCTGGGTTACACCAAGGTGGGCTCACAGCTGCGTCGCCACTGGTGGCCGGCTGACCCCACCCGCCAAGACCTCGCCGGCCAGCGGGTGGTGGTCACCGGAGCCACCTCGGGCATCGGTGAGGCCATGGCCCGGTCGTTTGCCGAACTGGATGCCATCGTGCACCTGGTCGGTCGCAGCGAAGCCAAGGTGACGGCGTCGGCGGGCAAGATCCGCGGCGCCGTTCCGGGCGCGCAGGTGATCGAGGAGATCTGCGACGTCTCCGACCTGGATGCCGTCCGGGCCTGGACCGCCGATCTGGCTGCCCGCATCCCCGCGCTGCGCGGCCTGGTGCACAACGCGGGCTCGATGCCACCCGAGCGCGTGGAGAGCAAGCAGGGCCACGAGGTCCAACTGGCCTCCCATGTCCTGGGCCCGCACCTGATGACCGAGGAACTGCTGCCGCTGCTGCGTGCCGCCGCCGGCGCGTCGGTGGTGTGGATGTCCTCGGGCGGGATGTACACCGCACCGCTGGTCGATGACGACCTGGAGTTCCGCGCCGGCTACACCGGCGCCAAGGCATATGCCAGAACCAAACGCATGCAGGTGGTACTGGCCGACGCCTGGGCGCGGCGGCTGGCGGGCACCGACGTCCGGGTGGAGAGCATGCACCCCGGCTGGGCGAGCACCCCGGGTGTCACGGAGTACCTGCCCCTGTTCGACAAGCTGACCAAGCCGCTGTTGCGTGATGCCGCCGACGGCGCCGACACCGCGGTCTGGCTGGTGGCCACCCGGCCGGAGTCGGCGGCAGGACACTTCTGGCATGACCGGGCCCAGCGTCCCACCACCTTCGGCTGGCAACGTGCCGAGAACCCGGCAAAGGTAGCCCATTTCCTCGAACAGGTCGCCACACTGACCGAAACGTCCACCGATTGGACCGGTTTGCCCGATTGA
- a CDS encoding TetR/AcrR family transcriptional regulator, which yields MLTVTAAVTPKGERRRYALVRAAAELLCEGGFEAVRHRAVASRAGLPLASTTYYFASLDDLVVAAVEHIGLVEAAKMRGHIEGLSRRRRGPEATVDVLVDLLVDDNVADDQLISRYERYIACARQPALRAVQRRILQQRTEAVSEVLERSGRCVRGETLSALVCAVDGAVVSALVDNAGTPRETARATLIDVIDVFAPYDKRAARV from the coding sequence ATGCTAACCGTGACGGCAGCAGTGACTCCGAAAGGAGAACGTCGGCGGTACGCACTCGTGCGCGCCGCCGCTGAGCTGCTGTGTGAGGGAGGCTTCGAAGCGGTGCGACACCGCGCGGTTGCCAGTCGCGCAGGTCTGCCGTTGGCGTCCACCACCTACTACTTCGCGTCGCTGGATGACCTGGTGGTCGCCGCGGTCGAACACATCGGCCTCGTGGAGGCCGCCAAGATGCGCGGCCACATCGAGGGGCTGTCCCGGCGCAGGCGGGGCCCCGAAGCCACCGTCGATGTCCTGGTGGACCTGTTGGTCGACGACAACGTGGCCGATGATCAGCTGATCTCGCGCTACGAGCGGTACATCGCGTGCGCCCGCCAGCCGGCCTTGCGTGCAGTTCAGCGCAGAATCCTGCAGCAACGCACCGAGGCCGTGAGCGAAGTGCTCGAACGATCAGGCCGGTGCGTGCGAGGCGAAACGCTGTCGGCGCTGGTCTGTGCCGTCGACGGCGCCGTGGTCTCCGCCCTGGTGGACAACGCCGGAACGCCGCGCGAGACCGCACGAGCCACCTTGATCGACGTCATCGACGTGTTCGCGCCATACGACAAGCGGGCCGCCCGGGTTTGA